From a single Candoia aspera isolate rCanAsp1 chromosome 2, rCanAsp1.hap2, whole genome shotgun sequence genomic region:
- the LOC134490181 gene encoding uncharacterized protein LOC134490181: protein MSPLSSTSLEEEGNTTGTWTQTQKQSTCLHECRTEPGCSMLTVRGPEELGNGHVPPVRAPMEHLRRAALGHRHLAVLQWGCGPVPTPGQGEGGPLAASRRGTDHPSSSCSYGQSDKAHQEDRPVRGVPRGAGGLVPRSSALPGGYHHHRHQAAEYISPRRGPSASGVLLARVAHLTLEESCTEMLCSPSCCLHGMAMLVT from the exons ATGTCTCCTCTCAGCAGCACGTCCCTGGAAGAAGAGGGGAATACAACAGGGACCTGGACCCAGACCCAGAAGCAGTCAACTTGTCTGCACGAATGTCGA acCGAGCCAGGTTGCTCAATGCTTACAGTGCGTGGCCCGGAAGAACTTGGAAATGGTCACGTACCGCCTGTTAGAGCTCCCATGGAG cacctgcggcgaGCTGCTCTGGGCCATCGTCACCTCGCCGTACTGCAGTGGGGATGCGGTCCTGTCCCTACTCCTGGCCAAGGAGAGGGAGGGCCCTTGGCCGCCTCAAGGAGAGGAACAgaccacccatcctcttcctgcagCTACG GCCAGAGCGACAAGGCTCATCAGGAGGATCGTCCGGTCCGAGGAGTGCCCCGTGGTGCTGGAGGCTTGGTTCCCCGAAGTTCTGCTCTGCCTGGTGGATACCATCATCACAGGCACCAGGCAGCAGAATACATCAGCCCAAGGAGgggaccatctgcctctgga gtgctgctagCCAGGGTGGCACACCTGACCCTGGAAGAGAGCTGCACGGAGATGTTGTGcagccccagctgctgcctccacgGCATGGCCATGTTGGTGACGTAA
- the LOC134491272 gene encoding uncharacterized protein LOC134491272, translating into MEKTWKLLMAWLEHPSQTVHQLSRKGLLHLCENYKVMMTPEELCHHVLGGLSSDSSTITLEFLGLAEQLGLQAGEEVWTPLNASLAAQYRSLFHHEAATIRRAALNHIWPLLQHRKDLEGIAAIHTLIAVLMHVEDVEEEVAKAAKLTLRHLAQALHWHLGGTLLAGGTYSLQELLHKITKRLIRFPIPESQLEMEVFTCLWYFKSKQASVRRTAAMFIGHLLHQNGSLLTGGTLPVYLAYVEKLLGDQDPAVRRVAQRTEALVQKAFSLHSAHGLVAALRRLAAGCRRQRYPPEYEGLSA; encoded by the exons atggagaagacctggaagctgctaATGGCTTGGCTGGAGCACCCCAGCCAGACCGTTcaccaactgagcaggaagggtcttctccatctctgcgagaactacaaggtg atgaTGACCCCCGAGGAGCTCTGCCATCATGTCCTCGGTGGGCTCAGCAGTGACAGCTCCACCATCACCTTGGAGTTCTTGGGCTTGGCGGAGCAGCTTGGCCTCCAGGCAGGAGAGGAAGTGTGGACTCCCCTGaatgcctccttggctgcccagtaccgCTCGCTCTTCCACCAT GAGGCGGCAACCATCCGAAGGGCAGCCTTGAATcacatctggcctcttctgcagcaccggaaagatcttgaggggatagcagccatccacaccctcatcgcggtgctgatgcacgtggaggatgttgaggaggaggtggcgaag GCAGCAAAGCTTACCCTGCGGCACCTGGCACAGGCCctccattggcaccttgggggcaccctcctggcgggggggacttacagcctgcaggagctacTTCATAAGATCACCAAGCGCCTG ATTCGGTTCCCCATCCCGGAGTCGCAGTTGGAGATGGAAGTATTCACCTGCCTTTGGTACTTCAAGAGCAagcaggcttcagtgaggagaacggctgcgATGTTCATTG GTCACCTGCTTCATCAGAACGGCAGCCTCCTCACTGGAGGGACGCTTCCTGtctaccttgctt ATGTGgagaagcttctgggtgaccaggaccctgcagtcaggcgagtcgcccagagaacAGAAGCTTTGGTacaaaaggccttctccctccactctgcacACGGGCTGGTGGCTGCCCTGAGGCGCTTGGCGGCAGGCTGTAGGAGACAACGTTATCCCCCCGAGTATGAAGGCCTTTCCGcctga